In Saccharothrix syringae, the following are encoded in one genomic region:
- a CDS encoding MFS transporter, with protein MTIALSRNRDYRLLWVGQALSEAGSSASTIALPLLVLALTDSAPAFGLVLGAGAAAQLVAGLPAGALVDRWNRRAVLLGAEVVQALAVGFLAAALWWGFATVFQVALVVVVLGVCRALSEPAEEAALPAVVPESQLSDAVAMNAARGYVGQLSGTALGGVLFGLGRWLPFAVEAVAHVATFLALLFVRIPRRERERAPVTRVHREVWEGLRWVWGQPVVRVVAVCAVGLNLFFQTFYLLMIAIAERRGVDSGQIGVMAAMLGAGGVLGALVAPRLHRALRPHTSIVGVFWAITALVPLALVVEPGYQTGALFAAAAFLAPTANTTITTYQLLLTPDGLRGRLSGVMGVTLGTAAVAAPAVAGVLVGLLPPAQAVLACAAGIALLTLFATLNPTLRAFAHREPAE; from the coding sequence GTGACGATCGCGCTCTCCCGCAACCGCGACTACCGGCTGCTGTGGGTCGGCCAGGCCCTGTCCGAGGCCGGCTCCAGTGCCTCCACCATCGCGCTGCCGCTGCTGGTGCTCGCGCTGACGGATTCGGCGCCGGCGTTCGGCCTCGTGCTGGGCGCCGGCGCCGCCGCGCAGCTCGTCGCCGGGCTGCCCGCGGGCGCGCTGGTGGACCGGTGGAACCGCCGGGCCGTGCTGCTGGGCGCCGAGGTGGTGCAGGCGCTGGCGGTGGGCTTCCTGGCCGCCGCCCTGTGGTGGGGCTTCGCGACGGTGTTCCAGGTGGCGCTGGTCGTCGTCGTGCTCGGGGTCTGCCGGGCCCTGTCGGAACCGGCCGAGGAGGCCGCGCTGCCGGCCGTCGTGCCCGAGTCGCAGCTGTCGGACGCGGTGGCCATGAACGCGGCGCGCGGCTACGTCGGGCAGCTCTCGGGCACGGCGCTGGGCGGCGTGCTGTTCGGCCTGGGCCGCTGGCTGCCGTTCGCGGTGGAGGCGGTGGCGCACGTGGCGACGTTCCTGGCGCTGCTGTTCGTGCGCATCCCCCGCCGCGAGCGGGAACGCGCGCCGGTGACCCGCGTGCACCGCGAGGTGTGGGAGGGGCTGCGGTGGGTGTGGGGGCAGCCGGTGGTGCGGGTGGTCGCCGTCTGCGCGGTCGGGCTGAACCTGTTCTTCCAGACGTTCTACCTGCTGATGATCGCGATCGCGGAGCGGCGCGGCGTCGACTCGGGCCAGATCGGCGTGATGGCGGCCATGCTCGGCGCGGGCGGCGTCCTGGGCGCCCTGGTGGCGCCCCGCCTGCACCGGGCGCTGCGGCCGCACACCTCGATCGTCGGCGTGTTCTGGGCGATCACCGCCCTGGTCCCGCTGGCGCTCGTGGTCGAACCGGGCTACCAGACGGGCGCCCTGTTCGCGGCGGCGGCGTTCCTGGCGCCGACCGCGAACACCACCATCACCACCTACCAGCTGCTGCTCACCCCGGACGGGCTGCGCGGCAGGCTCAGCGGCGTCATGGGCGTCACCCTGGGCACGGCGGCGGTCGCCGCGCCCGCGGTGGCCGGTGTGCTGGTGGGGCTGCTGCCCCCGGCGCAGGCGGTGCTGGCGTGCGCCGCGGGCATCGCGCTGCTCACCCTCTTCGCCACCCTCAACCCCACGCTGCGCGCGTTCGCCCACCGCGAGCCGGCGGAGTAG
- a CDS encoding RHS repeat-associated core domain-containing protein, protein MNSFFTQATNFGSAVSGGVDPRTGLFNARLALGEIVGNRNLGPSLPLVLGYSPLTSADVGFGRGVSPGLTTYDTDDRLLVLSTGEQYKIQETATNVVLRQHKLDTVHVTKDRDSYRIAHKSGDVEVLTGPRNAVKLKVPTALLTPSGHGLTLTWDFSGPQPRLQQIRDENDVLLSVDHTATSKTTLHVLPGQPEGYDVELRFRNGLLDSAHHLGLGAGTPLVWNFTYTPMGQRGEWGSWLTGVTMPGGMSETAYYRNDGRGHQFPVSAGLPALPFVERFTQSPGGGQPTVETTYSYTDNNFLGGHSGVGWDSGRDNLYEVLSDYSYGSTESLVCAGRTTTTVREYDRYHLQTAETTRRNGCSRGVAIDYHAVVGRPFDQQPAQFQLPKKRTVTWTDDRRQTRDEVTLTGFDAAGNPQSRTEPDGTATAWEYYPAGGSGDDCPPEPNGFTRLLAAVTRTPPPTDFDAPVHRTSYRYAAHRGTPDSRVGTAVLKSAELHHADDEPLHRKDFTYGTSGPEFGRVTGVVETEYAGDGTPYAATHAFGFSVRGDALLQTHSVTTHDRLTTTRSETRSRFTGRLRSTTDPQANVTTATYDGLGRLLTRTLNPDTPYQAVESRAYAMGGDAPFVVTTADALGNQLRESLDGAGRPIRRERRDVDGDGAWYTVQELGYDEQGRVSSISDRDHVRGGGAIGLVRTFAYDDWGLLSTTTGDDGTGELTRHDPVRRTTTTQLLGGGTPVSGTEVTTHDTRGEPVSVERFDLAGASAGRRLLERDGWGRPRRETDELGHVTSHDYDARDRLVRTTLPDGTLISREHAPFSPDVLITGLAVDGTPYGAQRFDGLGRLTGTTSGGRTWSFDYAATGDPVPSSVTAPDGQLRTYRFVPQLDNALSQVQAGPVTQRFTRDPVTGSVTTALADGAAITRDHYPSGLLRTDTTSLPDQPDGTTQYDYTVNGLDQGHTGVDGTTEQITRDDHGRISAVTDPAVRASLGYDTAGRLTGWTALDRQSGHTLTTALDLDDFGREVRRTITDDRGASWTLTQAWQADDLLSRRTFSRDGTVLRDESFAYDSRGRLTGYTCDGTSPPLDEHGNAVTRQSFTYDGHGNLTRCVTEFPGGSDTATHLFENPADPCQPTGVRHTHPAYPARVDLRYDAAGRLVADDAGRALAYDALGRLRSVGPASRYGYDPLNRLVTQETGDGTSVLHYRGDTLASVVEGDRRTRLLQLDQACVAQRSEGARAETRLFGTDGKRTVLVAGTGGQHEEYAYTAYGSRSVSRTADAAGASALGYDGERVDPALGWSYLGNGYRAYSPALMRFTAPDSESPFGAGGINPYAYCLGDPVNRVDPSGHLSWQAWLAIGLGVAGLALTVVTGGLAIAAAGGVVAAVSAASTTTLVVGALGVASDVTAIVGGALEEASPKASSVLGWVSLGTGLAGLAEAGVRMAGRLSGLARRSPELAEDLGRSTRSALRSHDTDVVWAEVVPDERQYDDLTRFKYVRNRGRRRVWLTKYAIYGDAIRPYVESALRRRRPLTILSGTHGGTFGYRTTRSAARGFFNDDWAMVNSLREQRGFPRGLIKVVDTSGLSWRGLRRILHGDREVIAAFCHSRNDVAIRRILGLDADVSYVLDEWLH, encoded by the coding sequence TTCAGCGGTCCGCAGCCGCGCCTCCAACAAATCCGGGACGAGAACGACGTCCTGCTGAGCGTGGACCACACCGCCACGAGCAAGACCACCCTGCACGTCCTGCCCGGCCAACCCGAGGGTTACGACGTCGAACTGCGATTCCGCAACGGCCTGCTCGACAGCGCGCACCACCTCGGGCTCGGCGCGGGGACACCGCTGGTGTGGAATTTCACCTACACCCCGATGGGGCAGCGCGGTGAATGGGGTTCCTGGCTCACCGGCGTGACCATGCCGGGCGGCATGTCCGAGACCGCCTACTACCGCAACGACGGTCGCGGGCACCAGTTCCCGGTTTCCGCCGGGCTGCCCGCGCTGCCGTTCGTGGAGCGGTTCACCCAGTCACCGGGCGGCGGGCAGCCGACGGTCGAAACGACCTACAGCTACACCGACAACAACTTCCTCGGCGGCCATTCCGGGGTGGGCTGGGATTCCGGCCGGGACAACCTGTACGAGGTCCTGTCCGACTATTCCTACGGCTCCACCGAATCCCTGGTCTGCGCCGGGCGGACCACGACCACCGTCCGCGAGTACGACCGGTACCACCTGCAAACGGCCGAGACGACGCGGCGGAACGGCTGCTCCCGCGGCGTCGCGATCGACTACCACGCGGTGGTCGGCCGGCCGTTCGACCAGCAGCCCGCCCAGTTCCAGCTCCCGAAGAAGCGCACGGTCACCTGGACCGACGACCGGCGGCAGACGCGCGACGAGGTCACGCTGACCGGCTTCGACGCGGCGGGCAACCCGCAGAGCAGGACCGAGCCCGACGGCACCGCGACCGCGTGGGAGTACTACCCGGCGGGCGGCAGCGGCGACGACTGCCCGCCCGAGCCCAACGGGTTCACCCGCCTGCTCGCCGCCGTCACCCGGACACCGCCGCCCACCGACTTCGACGCGCCCGTCCACCGCACGTCCTACCGCTACGCGGCGCACCGGGGCACGCCGGACTCCCGGGTGGGCACCGCCGTGCTGAAGTCCGCGGAGCTGCACCACGCCGACGACGAGCCGCTGCACCGGAAGGACTTCACCTACGGCACCTCGGGCCCGGAGTTCGGCCGCGTCACCGGCGTGGTCGAGACCGAGTACGCGGGCGACGGCACGCCCTACGCCGCGACGCACGCCTTCGGCTTCTCGGTGCGCGGGGACGCGCTGCTCCAGACCCACTCGGTGACGACGCACGACCGGCTCACCACGACCCGGTCGGAGACGCGCTCGCGGTTCACCGGGCGCCTGCGGTCCACCACCGACCCGCAGGCCAACGTCACCACCGCGACCTACGACGGCCTGGGCCGCCTGCTGACGCGCACCCTGAACCCGGACACCCCCTACCAGGCCGTGGAGAGCCGCGCCTACGCGATGGGCGGCGACGCGCCGTTCGTCGTGACGACCGCGGACGCGCTGGGCAACCAGCTGCGCGAGAGCCTCGACGGCGCCGGCCGGCCGATCCGGCGGGAGCGCCGGGACGTCGACGGCGACGGCGCCTGGTACACCGTCCAGGAACTCGGCTACGACGAGCAGGGCCGCGTGTCGTCGATCTCGGACCGGGACCACGTGCGCGGCGGCGGCGCGATCGGGCTGGTCCGGACCTTCGCCTACGACGACTGGGGCCTGCTGTCGACCACGACCGGCGACGACGGCACCGGCGAGCTCACCCGGCACGACCCGGTCCGGCGGACGACCACGACCCAGCTGCTCGGCGGCGGCACGCCGGTGTCGGGCACGGAGGTCACGACCCACGACACCCGGGGCGAGCCGGTGAGCGTGGAGCGGTTCGACCTGGCGGGGGCCTCCGCGGGCAGGCGCCTGCTGGAGCGCGACGGCTGGGGCAGGCCGCGCCGCGAGACCGACGAGCTCGGGCACGTGACGAGCCACGACTACGACGCGCGCGACCGGCTCGTCCGGACCACCCTGCCGGATGGCACGCTGATCTCCCGCGAGCACGCGCCCTTCTCCCCCGACGTGCTGATCACCGGCCTCGCCGTGGACGGGACGCCCTACGGCGCGCAGCGGTTCGACGGCCTGGGCCGGCTGACCGGCACCACCTCCGGCGGGCGGACCTGGTCGTTCGACTACGCCGCCACCGGCGACCCCGTCCCCTCGTCGGTCACCGCGCCCGACGGGCAGCTGCGCACCTACCGGTTCGTCCCGCAGCTCGACAACGCCCTGTCCCAGGTCCAGGCGGGCCCCGTCACCCAGCGGTTCACCCGCGACCCGGTCACCGGCTCGGTGACCACCGCCCTGGCCGACGGCGCCGCGATCACCCGCGACCACTACCCGTCCGGCCTGCTGCGCACCGACACCACCAGCCTCCCCGACCAACCCGACGGCACCACGCAGTACGACTACACGGTCAATGGCCTCGACCAGGGCCACACGGGCGTCGACGGCACCACCGAGCAGATCACCCGGGACGACCACGGCCGGATCTCGGCGGTCACCGACCCGGCCGTGCGGGCGTCGCTGGGCTACGACACCGCCGGCCGCCTGACCGGGTGGACGGCCCTGGACCGGCAGTCGGGCCACACCCTGACCACCGCGCTGGACCTGGACGACTTCGGCCGCGAGGTGCGGCGCACCATCACCGACGACCGGGGCGCGTCGTGGACGCTCACCCAGGCGTGGCAGGCCGACGACCTGCTGAGCAGGCGGACCTTCTCGCGGGACGGGACGGTGCTGCGGGACGAGTCCTTCGCCTACGACAGCCGCGGCCGGCTCACCGGGTACACCTGCGACGGGACCTCGCCGCCGCTCGACGAGCACGGCAACGCGGTCACCCGGCAGTCGTTCACCTACGACGGCCACGGCAACCTCACCCGCTGCGTGACCGAGTTCCCCGGCGGCTCCGACACGGCGACCCACCTGTTCGAGAACCCGGCCGACCCCTGTCAGCCGACCGGCGTCCGCCACACCCACCCGGCCTACCCCGCCCGGGTCGACCTGCGCTACGACGCGGCCGGGCGACTGGTCGCCGACGACGCCGGGCGCGCCCTCGCCTACGACGCCCTGGGCCGCCTGCGGTCGGTGGGCCCGGCGAGCCGGTACGGGTACGACCCGCTGAACCGGCTGGTGACCCAGGAGACCGGCGACGGCACCAGCGTCCTGCACTACCGGGGCGACACGCTCGCCTCGGTGGTCGAGGGCGACCGGCGGACCCGCCTGCTCCAGCTCGACCAGGCGTGCGTGGCCCAGCGCAGCGAGGGGGCACGGGCCGAGACCCGGCTGTTCGGGACGGACGGCAAGCGGACGGTGCTGGTGGCCGGCACCGGCGGGCAGCACGAGGAGTACGCCTACACCGCGTACGGCAGTCGCTCGGTGTCGAGGACCGCCGACGCTGCGGGGGCCAGCGCGCTGGGGTACGACGGCGAGCGGGTCGACCCGGCGCTCGGGTGGTCCTACCTGGGCAACGGCTACCGCGCCTACTCCCCCGCGCTGATGCGGTTCACCGCGCCCGACAGCGAGAGCCCGTTCGGGGCGGGCGGGATCAACCCGTACGCGTACTGCCTGGGCGACCCGGTGAACCGGGTCGACCCGTCCGGGCACCTGAGCTGGCAGGCGTGGCTGGCCATCGGCCTGGGCGTCGCGGGCCTGGCGCTGACCGTGGTGACCGGCGGCCTGGCGATCGCGGCGGCGGGCGGGGTGGTGGCCGCGGTGAGCGCGGCCTCGACGACCACGCTGGTGGTCGGCGCCCTCGGCGTCGCGTCGGACGTGACCGCGATCGTCGGCGGCGCGCTGGAGGAGGCGTCGCCCAAGGCGTCGTCGGTCCTGGGGTGGGTCTCCCTCGGCACCGGCCTCGCCGGGCTCGCCGAGGCCGGGGTCCGGATGGCCGGCCGGCTGTCCGGGCTGGCGCGGCGGTCCCCGGAGCTGGCCGAGGACCTGGGCCGGTCGACGAGGTCGGCGCTGCGCTCCCACGACACGGACGTGGTGTGGGCCGAGGTCGTTCCGGACGAGCGCCAGTACGACGACCTGACGAGGTTCAAGTACGTGCGCAACCGCGGTCGCCGACGCGTGTGGCTCACCAAGTACGCCATCTACGGGGACGCGATCAGGCCGTACGTCGAGAGCGCGCTGCGCCGGAGGCGACCGCTCACCATCCTGTCCGGGACGCACGGCGGGACGTTCGGGTACCGGACCACCAGGAGCGCCGCACGCGGGTTCTTCAACGACGACTGGGCCATGGTCAACAGCCTGCGGGAGCAACGCGGGTTCCCCCGCGGCCTGATCAAGGTCGTCGACACCTCCGGGCTGAGCTGGCGCGGGCTGCGGCGCATCCTGCACGGTGACCGCGAGGTCATCGCGGCGTTCTGCCACAGCCGCAACGACGTGGCCATCCGGCGGATCCTCGGCCTGGACGCCGACGTCTCGTACGTCCTGGACGAGTGGCTCCACTGA